A genomic stretch from Chitinophaga agri includes:
- a CDS encoding efflux RND transporter periplasmic adaptor subunit, whose amino-acid sequence MKTILSISLMASFSCMVISCGTPSAAEHNNDNKTADIPVKLLPLNGQLNAHTAIAVSGQFTTDDEVLLSFKTGGIIQRIMVREGDAVKQGQVLALLNPVEINAQVQQAELGFEKAQRDYKRVDNLYKDSVATLEQLQNAKTALDIAAEQVKTAQFNRAHSQITATASGYVLRKLASEGQLVQPGTPVLETNGAKSGNWLLRVNISNKEWAAINLQDKASIEVEAVPGKTFTGNVSRKSEGIQPQSGSFTADIRLTGEKPSAIAFGMFGKAVITPVTVTATASQGPWAIPYDALLEGDGNSGYVFITNDNKTAHKVPVTIAGMEAEKVIISNGLQQAAALIVSGSAYLTDGSTITVK is encoded by the coding sequence ATGAAAACAATCCTTTCTATCTCACTAATGGCTTCCTTTTCCTGCATGGTCATCTCCTGCGGAACGCCCAGCGCTGCCGAACATAATAACGACAATAAAACTGCCGACATTCCCGTGAAACTGCTGCCATTGAATGGTCAGCTGAATGCACATACAGCCATCGCCGTATCCGGACAGTTCACCACAGACGATGAAGTACTGCTGTCTTTCAAGACCGGCGGCATTATCCAGCGCATCATGGTAAGAGAAGGTGATGCCGTGAAACAGGGCCAGGTACTGGCCTTATTGAATCCGGTAGAGATCAATGCCCAGGTACAACAGGCAGAGCTCGGATTTGAAAAAGCGCAACGTGATTATAAAAGAGTGGACAATCTCTATAAAGACAGCGTCGCTACGCTCGAACAGTTGCAAAACGCAAAGACTGCATTAGATATCGCCGCTGAACAGGTCAAGACAGCTCAGTTCAACCGCGCGCATTCACAGATCACGGCAACTGCCAGTGGGTATGTATTGCGCAAGCTGGCCAGTGAAGGACAGCTGGTACAACCGGGTACACCTGTATTGGAGACCAACGGTGCAAAATCGGGTAACTGGTTGCTACGCGTCAACATCAGCAACAAGGAATGGGCGGCCATCAACCTGCAGGACAAAGCCAGCATAGAAGTAGAAGCGGTTCCAGGTAAAACCTTCACGGGTAACGTCTCCCGCAAATCTGAGGGCATACAACCGCAGAGCGGTTCCTTTACGGCGGATATCAGACTGACAGGAGAAAAGCCTTCCGCCATTGCTTTCGGCATGTTTGGCAAAGCGGTCATCACTCCGGTAACAGTGACAGCCACTGCCTCCCAGGGACCATGGGCCATTCCCTATGACGCACTGCTGGAAGGAGATGGTAACAGCGGTTATGTGTTTATCACCAACGACAATAAAACCGCACACAAGGTACCTGTAACGATTGCCGGCATGGAAGCGGAGAAGGTCATCATTAGTAATGGTCTGCAACAGGCGGCCGCACTCATTGTCTCCGGCAGTGCGTATCTCACTGACGGCAGCACTATCACGGTTAAATAA
- a CDS encoding response regulator transcription factor, which yields MKESTYSILVIEEDAALIRKIQQLLTLHHYNVYTSSTAEEGIYICRQYQPDIIVCGVKLRGGSGFHFLMEMRNDTSLQHIPFIFISGKDNKEDMRMGMNLGADDFLARPFKSKELLMSIKSRLTRFTIFNLQPRERHTTIVSLPAIPQEAHHKLSKTEFRVMQMIAEGMSTKEIAQSLNISIKTVENHRHNISKKLNLTGHNSLIKYAIKNLTQQYKILS from the coding sequence ATGAAAGAGTCAACTTACAGCATTCTGGTTATTGAAGAAGATGCTGCTTTAATCAGGAAAATTCAACAGTTATTAACCCTGCATCACTACAACGTTTATACATCCAGCACTGCGGAAGAAGGTATCTATATCTGCCGCCAGTATCAGCCCGACATTATTGTATGTGGGGTGAAACTACGCGGTGGCAGTGGTTTTCATTTTCTGATGGAAATGAGAAATGATACGTCGCTGCAACATATTCCCTTTATCTTCATCAGTGGAAAAGATAATAAGGAAGATATGCGTATGGGCATGAACCTCGGGGCTGACGACTTCCTGGCCCGCCCGTTCAAGAGTAAGGAACTCCTGATGAGCATAAAGTCCAGGCTTACACGTTTTACCATTTTCAATCTGCAGCCCAGGGAAAGGCACACGACCATTGTCTCTCTGCCCGCTATTCCACAGGAAGCCCATCACAAGCTAAGCAAAACAGAGTTCAGGGTCATGCAGATGATCGCTGAAGGTATGAGCACAAAAGAGATCGCACAGTCACTTAACATCAGTATCAAAACAGTAGAAAATCACCGGCATAATATTTCAAAGAAATTAAATCTCACCGGTCATAATTCTCTTATTAAGTATGCCATAAAAAACCTCACACAGCAATACAAAATATTGTCTTAA
- a CDS encoding efflux RND transporter permease subunit, whose protein sequence is MKISSYAVKNYQFTLVIFIMIIVLGLTTILSMPRSEDPEVKSPMFSVVVVYPGTSPKDMEDLVVDPLEKELSSQENIKRVRTNIGDGLAVIRVEYKYKSNVDDKYQEVLRVVNGKRGELPDNINIDVQRVQPSDVNIMQIALVSETAPKDKLQYYAEKLQDELERIKALKNVEIHGIPGRQVKIELNLEKIAQLGLPAHKVITSIQQEMANIPGGSVDAGNRSYNIKSSGSYQQLDEIKNTVVFNSQGKNIFLRDVSNIYYGFADEQYETRLNGRRCAFVVAAQKEGENISQTQQLYAPVVAAFKKTLPSNIDMIQHFDQADNVNRRLGGLGKDFMIAILLVAITLLPLGFRPALIVMISIPLSLAIGVVLLNVFGYNLNQLSIVGLVVALGLLVDDSIVVVENIERWMLEGHSRMEATLKATQQIGQAVVGCTAALIIAFMPLVFLPEGAGDFIRGLPMAVVLSVFASMLVSLTIIPFLSSKLLKEHQGHPEGNIFMRTLKKLIHGSYSRLLDKALNRPLITIVVTVLIFGASLFLFQIVGFSLFPASEKPQFLINITTPPQSSLTYTKSISRQVEQELKQERTIRYFATNVGKGNPRIYYNVVQEHERADFAQIFIQLDEHTSADEKLQLIDRLRKRWTPYPGAKVEVMNFEQGPPAPAPVEVRLFGDNLDTLRSLAGKVEGMLQRVPGAIYVNNPVKLLKTDIRVDIDKEKAQLLGISSVNIDRTVRLAVAGLNLGHYADKNDNDYDVLLTRNKDGRPTLDVFNNLYVNNQDDKSYPLSQVASLKMEASPLHINHQEKRRVVSVTASVQEGFLADRVINSTIEKMNAIQLPAGYSYEMGGEVEARQDSFGGFMSIIIVTIFLFIAVLVLEFKTFKSTLIVLSVIPLGIVGAAIGLWVTGNSLSFVAIIGMIALAGIEVKNTILLVDFTNQLREEGKSLDTAIREAGEIRFLPIVLTSLTAIGGLMPIAVSSNPLIAPLAIVLIGGLISSTLLSRIVTPVVYKLMPPRINQEAGMRN, encoded by the coding sequence ATGAAAATTTCTTCATACGCGGTAAAGAACTACCAGTTTACACTGGTCATCTTTATCATGATCATCGTCTTAGGTCTCACGACCATCTTATCCATGCCCCGTTCCGAAGACCCGGAAGTAAAATCGCCCATGTTCAGCGTAGTGGTAGTATACCCGGGTACTAGTCCGAAAGACATGGAAGACCTGGTGGTAGACCCACTGGAAAAGGAACTGTCCTCCCAGGAGAACATCAAGCGCGTACGTACCAATATTGGCGATGGACTGGCCGTTATCCGCGTGGAATATAAATACAAAAGTAACGTCGATGACAAATACCAGGAAGTACTGCGGGTTGTAAATGGCAAACGCGGGGAGCTTCCGGACAACATCAATATTGACGTACAGCGTGTACAGCCCAGCGATGTGAACATCATGCAGATTGCGCTGGTATCAGAGACGGCACCGAAAGATAAACTGCAATACTATGCAGAGAAGCTACAGGACGAACTGGAACGCATCAAGGCACTGAAGAACGTGGAGATCCATGGTATTCCCGGCAGGCAGGTCAAAATAGAACTGAACCTGGAGAAGATCGCACAACTGGGCCTGCCGGCTCATAAGGTCATCACCAGTATCCAGCAGGAAATGGCCAACATCCCCGGCGGCAGTGTAGATGCCGGCAACCGCAGCTACAATATCAAGAGCAGTGGTAGCTATCAGCAGCTGGATGAGATCAAGAACACGGTGGTGTTCAACAGCCAGGGGAAAAATATCTTCCTGAGAGATGTGTCGAATATCTACTACGGGTTCGCTGACGAACAATACGAGACACGACTCAACGGACGCCGCTGTGCCTTTGTGGTAGCAGCCCAGAAGGAAGGAGAGAATATCAGTCAGACACAGCAACTGTATGCACCGGTAGTCGCCGCTTTTAAGAAAACGCTGCCCTCCAATATTGACATGATCCAGCATTTTGACCAGGCAGATAATGTGAACAGGCGTCTCGGCGGACTGGGAAAAGACTTTATGATCGCTATCCTGTTGGTGGCTATTACCTTATTGCCACTGGGGTTCCGGCCGGCACTGATCGTGATGATCTCTATTCCTTTATCACTGGCAATCGGTGTGGTATTACTGAATGTCTTTGGTTACAACCTGAACCAGCTAAGTATTGTAGGGTTAGTAGTGGCGCTAGGTTTGCTGGTCGATGACAGCATTGTGGTGGTGGAAAATATTGAACGCTGGATGCTGGAAGGGCATTCACGGATGGAAGCGACCTTAAAGGCGACCCAACAGATCGGTCAGGCGGTGGTAGGTTGTACAGCAGCCCTGATCATTGCTTTTATGCCGTTAGTGTTCCTGCCGGAAGGTGCGGGCGATTTTATCCGTGGATTACCGATGGCTGTTGTGCTGAGTGTGTTTGCTTCCATGCTCGTATCCCTGACGATCATCCCGTTCCTGTCCAGCAAACTGCTGAAGGAGCATCAGGGCCATCCGGAAGGTAACATCTTCATGCGCACCCTGAAGAAACTGATCCATGGCAGTTATTCCCGTTTGCTGGACAAGGCACTGAACAGACCTCTCATTACCATCGTGGTGACGGTACTCATCTTTGGCGCCTCATTATTCCTGTTTCAGATAGTAGGGTTCAGTTTGTTTCCGGCATCAGAGAAACCACAGTTCCTGATCAATATCACGACACCGCCACAATCCAGTCTGACCTACACCAAAAGCATCAGCAGGCAGGTAGAGCAGGAACTCAAACAGGAAAGGACGATCCGTTACTTTGCGACAAATGTAGGCAAGGGAAATCCGCGGATCTATTATAACGTTGTACAGGAGCATGAAAGAGCGGACTTTGCCCAGATATTTATACAACTGGACGAGCATACCAGTGCGGATGAAAAGTTACAACTGATAGACAGGCTGCGTAAACGCTGGACACCTTATCCGGGCGCGAAGGTGGAAGTAATGAACTTTGAGCAGGGACCGCCTGCACCGGCACCGGTGGAAGTAAGGCTATTCGGCGACAACCTGGATACGCTGCGAAGCCTGGCAGGCAAAGTAGAGGGGATGTTACAGCGGGTCCCTGGCGCCATCTATGTGAATAATCCGGTGAAACTGCTGAAGACAGACATCCGGGTAGACATCGATAAAGAAAAGGCGCAGTTACTGGGTATATCAAGTGTGAATATTGACCGGACAGTACGTCTGGCAGTAGCAGGACTGAACCTGGGACATTACGCGGATAAGAACGACAACGACTATGATGTCCTGCTGACACGGAATAAGGATGGTCGTCCGACACTGGATGTATTCAATAACCTCTATGTAAACAACCAGGACGATAAGTCTTATCCGTTGTCGCAGGTAGCGAGCCTGAAAATGGAAGCCTCTCCCCTGCATATCAATCACCAGGAAAAGAGAAGAGTGGTATCGGTAACAGCATCCGTACAGGAAGGCTTTCTGGCCGACCGTGTCATTAACAGTACGATTGAGAAGATGAACGCGATCCAGTTGCCCGCTGGTTACAGTTATGAAATGGGCGGAGAAGTGGAAGCACGCCAGGATTCATTTGGCGGCTTTATGAGTATCATTATTGTGACGATCTTCCTTTTCATTGCGGTGCTGGTACTGGAGTTTAAGACATTTAAGAGTACACTGATCGTCTTGTCGGTGATACCACTGGGTATTGTAGGTGCGGCAATTGGACTGTGGGTAACGGGAAACTCGCTTTCCTTTGTAGCGATCATTGGTATGATTGCCCTGGCGGGGATCGAGGTAAAGAATACGATCCTGCTGGTGGACTTTACGAACCAGCTGAGAGAAGAAGGTAAATCACTGGATACCGCGATCAGGGAGGCGGGAGAGATCAGGTTCCTGCCGATCGTGCTGACGTCACTGACAGCTATCGGTGGACTGATGCCGATTGCAGTCTCCTCCAATCCGCTGATCGCACCACTGGCAATTGTGCTGATAGGAGGACTGATCAGTTCTACGTTGTTGTCGAGGATAGTGACGCCGGTTGTATATAAACTGATGCCGCCGAGAATTAATCAGGAAGCAGGAATGAGGAATTAG
- a CDS encoding GH92 family glycosyl hydrolase — protein sequence MQLGLKHYPVLAASLLLAGMQVNGQDKKPTFAAAKDFKPTEYVNPYIGSGGHGHVFVGASVPFGAVQVGPTNIVKGWDWCSGYHYSDSVVIGFPQMHLSGTGIGDLGDVLIMPYTGKIRTNKGTQENPTSGYGSRYTHAHETAKPGYYAVQLEDYNIKVELTASERVGFHKYTFPQGQEGHIIIDLKEGIGWDSPVETFIQKKDDYTLVGYRYSKGWAEDQRLWFAIKSNVPVKDFLVFDGDKQLSGTEGKGKTIKGVISFDKAPAEAMLKVGISPVSSENALANINSEIPSWDFVGTVKTATAKWNKELNKIQVQTKDTAARSIFYTAMYHTMIGPALFNDHDRSYRGTDKKVYPNPGFDNYTVFSLWDIYRSCAPLYTLTQPERVNSFVNSMLTIYKQQGKLPIWPLVGSETNCMVGYHAVPVIADAYLKGYKGFNINEAFEAMKTSATRDDLGMKDIKAKGYIPADKEYESVSKAMEYAIDDWCIAAVAKKLGRTADFEYFSKRAGYYKNYFDSTIKFVRPRMDDGSFKTPYDPFHSIHEKGDFTEGNGWQYTWLVPQDVEGLISLMGGDDAFTKKLDSLFVAEGDMGAEASNDISGLIGMYAHGNEPSHHVTYMYAYAGNQWKTSEKVRQVMRDFYTTTPEGLAGNEDVGAMSSWYVLSSLGFYPVNPAKGIYVFGSPLFEKASLKVQGKTFTVETINNSAENIYIQQVTLNGKPYKNSYIRHADILKGGTLKITMGNKPNYEFGKALANRPDSKY from the coding sequence ATGCAATTGGGACTTAAGCATTATCCTGTTCTGGCGGCCTCACTCTTACTGGCCGGCATGCAGGTAAACGGACAAGACAAAAAGCCAACTTTCGCAGCAGCAAAGGATTTTAAACCTACAGAATACGTTAACCCGTACATCGGCTCCGGTGGACACGGTCACGTTTTCGTGGGGGCAAGTGTTCCCTTTGGTGCCGTACAGGTGGGACCTACCAACATTGTTAAAGGTTGGGACTGGTGCTCGGGATATCACTATTCAGACAGCGTAGTGATCGGTTTCCCGCAAATGCACCTGAGTGGTACTGGTATCGGTGACCTGGGTGATGTGCTGATCATGCCGTATACCGGTAAGATCAGAACCAACAAGGGTACACAGGAGAATCCGACCAGCGGGTACGGTTCCCGTTACACACATGCGCACGAAACCGCGAAGCCAGGTTACTACGCGGTACAGTTGGAAGACTACAATATCAAAGTGGAGCTGACTGCTTCTGAAAGGGTTGGCTTCCATAAATATACTTTCCCGCAGGGACAGGAGGGTCACATCATTATCGACCTGAAAGAAGGTATCGGCTGGGATTCGCCTGTAGAAACATTCATTCAGAAAAAGGATGACTACACCCTCGTAGGTTACCGCTACTCCAAGGGATGGGCGGAAGATCAGCGCCTGTGGTTTGCTATCAAAAGCAACGTGCCGGTGAAAGACTTCCTGGTATTTGACGGTGATAAACAACTTTCCGGTACCGAAGGTAAGGGCAAAACGATCAAAGGCGTGATCTCCTTCGATAAAGCGCCTGCGGAAGCAATGCTGAAAGTAGGTATCTCTCCTGTAAGCAGTGAAAACGCACTGGCAAACATCAACAGTGAGATCCCTTCCTGGGACTTCGTAGGTACTGTGAAAACGGCTACCGCAAAATGGAACAAGGAACTGAACAAGATCCAGGTGCAGACAAAAGACACTGCTGCCAGAAGCATTTTCTATACTGCCATGTATCACACGATGATCGGTCCGGCCCTGTTCAATGATCATGACCGTTCTTACCGTGGTACTGACAAGAAAGTCTATCCTAATCCGGGCTTTGACAACTATACCGTTTTCTCCCTGTGGGATATCTATCGCTCCTGCGCACCTTTGTACACACTGACACAGCCGGAAAGAGTGAACAGTTTTGTGAACTCTATGCTGACCATCTACAAACAGCAGGGTAAACTCCCTATCTGGCCGCTGGTGGGTAGCGAAACCAACTGTATGGTGGGGTACCACGCCGTACCTGTTATTGCGGATGCTTACCTGAAAGGTTACAAAGGCTTTAACATCAATGAGGCATTCGAAGCCATGAAAACGTCGGCTACCAGAGATGATCTGGGTATGAAAGACATCAAGGCAAAGGGATATATTCCGGCTGATAAAGAATACGAATCTGTGTCCAAAGCAATGGAATACGCCATTGACGACTGGTGCATAGCTGCCGTAGCTAAGAAACTGGGACGTACAGCTGATTTTGAATATTTCTCCAAACGCGCTGGTTACTACAAGAACTATTTTGACAGCACCATTAAGTTCGTTCGTCCGAGAATGGATGATGGCAGCTTCAAAACACCATACGATCCTTTCCATTCTATCCATGAGAAAGGCGACTTTACCGAAGGTAACGGCTGGCAGTATACCTGGCTGGTACCACAGGATGTGGAAGGGCTGATCAGCCTGATGGGCGGCGATGACGCCTTCACAAAGAAGCTGGACAGCCTGTTCGTAGCGGAAGGTGACATGGGAGCAGAAGCATCAAATGACATCTCCGGTCTGATAGGTATGTACGCCCACGGTAATGAACCAAGCCATCACGTAACCTACATGTACGCTTACGCTGGTAATCAGTGGAAGACCTCAGAAAAAGTAAGACAGGTCATGAGAGACTTCTACACCACTACTCCGGAAGGACTGGCTGGTAATGAGGACGTAGGTGCGATGTCTTCCTGGTATGTACTGTCTTCACTGGGTTTCTACCCTGTAAATCCTGCGAAAGGCATTTACGTGTTTGGCAGCCCGCTGTTTGAAAAAGCCAGCCTGAAGGTACAGGGTAAGACTTTCACGGTGGAGACCATCAATAACAGTGCGGAGAACATCTATATCCAGCAGGTAACGCTGAATGGTAAGCCATACAAAAACAGCTACATCCGTCATGCGGACATCCTGAAAGGCGGTACCCTGAAGATCACTATGGGTAACAAACCTAACTACGAATTCGGTAAAGCCCTGGCTAACCGTCCGGATTCAAAATACTAA
- a CDS encoding Na+/H+ antiporter, whose amino-acid sequence MIYENLLLILSLLFVVFMLMMLGQRLKISYPIFLVLGGLVIGFIPGVPRIKMEPELVFLVFLPPLLFEAAWYTSWHNFWKWKRPIALLAFGLVLFTSGIVAYVSTAMIPGFTMSLGFLLGGIISPPDAVAATSVLKNVKLPKRALYILEGESLVNDASSLIVFRFAVASVVSGVFSLHEAATDFFLVTIMGILTGLAVGHVFYGILRWLPTTPSISTSMTFMAPYFMYMAAEAFHFSGVMAVVSGGLFLSFRSHEILNYNARMQAVSVWKTVAFILNGIVFILIGLELPEIVEGLGNYSLGEAIRYGVIISFVAIFIRILWMYPATFIPRLLFRSVREKENPPGWRAPLVIALAGMRGVVSLASALSIPLVLSDGTNFPHRNLILFITFVVIFITLVIQGLLLPVITKLLKVTEIDNVVPEVEQETGIRLHLMKVAHAQLQHAYKKEIEDNELVANLHHQLQSGISLSTTKLASLKCDDTELQEIQLYHDIKKRLIALQRKELFRLKKEHQYDDEVLRKQEAMLDLEEAEINGRSAH is encoded by the coding sequence ATGATTTACGAAAATCTGTTGTTGATTTTATCGCTTTTGTTTGTCGTTTTCATGCTGATGATGCTCGGACAACGACTAAAGATCTCGTATCCGATCTTTCTGGTCCTCGGCGGACTTGTCATCGGTTTTATTCCGGGAGTGCCACGTATCAAAATGGAACCGGAATTAGTGTTCCTGGTATTCCTGCCACCGTTACTGTTTGAAGCAGCCTGGTATACATCGTGGCATAACTTCTGGAAATGGAAACGGCCCATTGCGTTACTGGCGTTTGGACTGGTATTATTTACGTCAGGCATTGTGGCATATGTATCCACTGCTATGATACCCGGCTTCACTATGTCCCTGGGTTTCCTGCTGGGTGGCATCATTTCACCACCGGACGCAGTAGCTGCCACTTCTGTTCTGAAAAATGTGAAACTGCCCAAACGGGCGCTTTATATACTCGAGGGAGAAAGCCTTGTGAATGATGCGTCGAGCCTTATTGTATTCCGGTTTGCGGTAGCCTCTGTTGTTTCAGGGGTTTTCTCCCTGCACGAGGCAGCCACAGATTTCTTCCTGGTAACGATCATGGGTATTCTGACCGGACTGGCCGTCGGACATGTCTTTTATGGCATTTTGCGCTGGCTGCCGACCACTCCCAGTATTTCGACTTCCATGACCTTCATGGCGCCCTATTTTATGTATATGGCGGCGGAGGCATTCCATTTCTCTGGCGTTATGGCAGTCGTAAGCGGCGGGTTGTTCCTTTCCTTCCGCTCCCACGAGATCCTGAATTATAACGCCCGTATGCAGGCAGTCAGTGTCTGGAAGACGGTCGCCTTTATCCTGAACGGGATCGTGTTTATTCTAATCGGACTGGAGCTGCCCGAGATCGTGGAAGGTTTGGGGAACTATTCCCTGGGGGAAGCGATCAGGTACGGGGTCATTATCAGCTTTGTTGCTATTTTCATTCGTATACTATGGATGTACCCCGCTACTTTTATTCCCCGGTTACTTTTCAGGTCCGTCCGCGAAAAAGAAAATCCACCGGGCTGGAGGGCCCCGCTGGTGATAGCGCTGGCCGGCATGCGGGGTGTGGTATCACTGGCATCAGCGTTATCTATTCCCCTGGTATTATCGGACGGCACTAACTTTCCCCATCGTAACCTGATCCTGTTCATCACATTCGTGGTTATCTTCATTACGCTCGTGATTCAGGGGCTGTTATTGCCTGTCATTACCAAACTGCTGAAGGTAACCGAGATCGATAATGTGGTGCCTGAAGTGGAGCAGGAAACGGGCATCCGACTGCACCTCATGAAAGTGGCGCATGCCCAGTTACAGCATGCCTATAAAAAGGAGATCGAAGACAATGAGCTGGTCGCCAACCTGCACCACCAGCTGCAAAGTGGTATTTCATTGTCTACGACCAAGCTGGCATCGTTGAAATGTGACGATACAGAATTACAGGAGATACAGCTGTATCATGATATTAAGAAACGCCTGATCGCATTACAGCGGAAGGAGTTATTCCGGCTGAAGAAAGAGCACCAATATGATGATGAGGTACTGCGCAAGCAGGAAGCGATGCTGGACCTTGAAGAAGCAGAAATAAACGGCAGAAGCGCTCACTAG
- a CDS encoding FecR family protein, which yields MSENHEHIYQLLLQKRNGTINETDDRYVSGLISGHEDVELMWRALKHSFSLPGEEKFWQQIDVANAWSSVRMELSAKNTNIRSLRKWLFAAAVITVAATGISLIWKHNLQQPKVAAAMPVSQPAAPKNGLQLQLAGGETIALPYNQVGQDIRAGDVQLSAGAKKLQYTGGAGMGSGYNTLTVPPKMDYKLLLSDGTEVWLNATSRLRFPFNFTGDKREVYLDGEAYFQVSKNDAKPFIVHTEQTDILVLGTSFNVNAYSDGLTRTSLVTGAVITKADGKEVQLKPGQEAVYSSDKGYRITEFDDSEVLAWMKGVYVFHNTPLSDIASVIERWYGVEVVFDNKELAGKKFTGGLEKLQHLDYFLETMELIGDIHHSYDAKGALHLK from the coding sequence ATGAGTGAAAATCACGAACACATATACCAGCTTTTATTACAGAAACGCAACGGTACGATTAACGAGACAGACGACCGGTATGTGTCGGGGCTGATAAGCGGACATGAGGATGTAGAACTCATGTGGCGTGCATTGAAGCATAGTTTCTCCCTGCCGGGAGAGGAAAAGTTCTGGCAGCAGATAGATGTTGCCAACGCCTGGAGTAGTGTCAGAATGGAATTGTCTGCAAAGAATACGAATATACGTAGTCTCAGAAAATGGTTGTTCGCAGCCGCTGTAATTACCGTCGCCGCAACTGGTATCAGTCTCATATGGAAGCATAACCTGCAGCAGCCAAAGGTAGCTGCGGCTATGCCTGTCAGTCAGCCCGCTGCACCAAAGAACGGTTTACAATTGCAGCTGGCAGGAGGGGAGACGATCGCGCTGCCCTATAACCAGGTAGGACAGGATATCAGGGCCGGAGATGTACAACTGAGTGCAGGTGCCAAAAAGTTACAATATACCGGCGGCGCTGGCATGGGGAGCGGCTATAACACACTGACCGTACCACCGAAAATGGATTATAAACTATTATTGTCTGATGGTACGGAAGTGTGGCTGAATGCCACTTCCCGTTTGCGTTTTCCATTTAATTTCACTGGTGATAAACGGGAAGTCTACCTGGATGGGGAAGCCTATTTTCAGGTAAGTAAAAATGACGCCAAGCCTTTTATCGTGCATACCGAACAAACGGATATACTGGTACTCGGTACCAGTTTTAACGTCAACGCCTATAGCGACGGCCTCACCAGGACCTCGCTCGTAACCGGGGCAGTTATCACGAAGGCAGATGGTAAGGAAGTGCAGCTGAAACCCGGACAGGAAGCTGTTTACAGTAGTGACAAAGGCTACAGGATCACCGAATTTGATGACAGCGAAGTACTGGCCTGGATGAAAGGCGTATATGTATTTCACAATACCCCGCTGTCGGACATCGCCAGCGTAATAGAACGCTGGTATGGTGTGGAAGTCGTATTTGATAATAAAGAACTGGCCGGCAAGAAGTTCACCGGCGGTCTCGAAAAACTGCAACATCTCGATTATTTCCTGGAAACCATGGAACTGATCGGCGATATACATCATTCCTACGATGCTAAAGGTGCATTGCACCTAAAGTAA
- a CDS encoding SGNH/GDSL hydrolase family protein: MEQHKNSNRRNFIRNVSLGSLAALSLPELVSAATTSSESPARAKKISLKKDAVILFQGDSITDAGRKRDKNDANDPSALGNGYAYLTAAALLREFPDKNLKIYNKGISGNKVYQLAERWDADCLQIKPDVLSILIGVNDFWHTLNGNYNGTIKTYRDDFTKLLDRTKQALPEVQLIIGEPFAVNGVKAVDDKWFPAFNDYRVAAREIATKYDAAFIPYQSIYDKAEKSAPGSYWTGDGVHPAIPGASLMAASWMETIRK; this comes from the coding sequence ATGGAACAACACAAAAATTCTAATCGGAGGAACTTTATCCGGAACGTGTCATTGGGTAGCCTCGCCGCATTAAGCCTTCCTGAGCTTGTATCCGCTGCAACTACCTCTAGTGAAAGCCCCGCCCGTGCCAAAAAGATAAGCCTGAAAAAGGATGCTGTCATCCTCTTCCAGGGAGATTCCATTACTGATGCAGGACGTAAACGCGATAAGAATGATGCCAACGACCCTTCCGCACTGGGTAACGGCTATGCTTATCTGACTGCCGCCGCCCTCCTCAGAGAGTTCCCGGATAAAAATCTCAAGATCTATAACAAGGGTATCAGCGGTAATAAGGTATACCAGCTGGCTGAAAGATGGGATGCTGACTGTCTGCAGATAAAACCAGACGTATTAAGTATCCTGATCGGTGTAAATGACTTCTGGCATACACTCAACGGTAATTACAACGGTACTATTAAAACATACAGGGACGATTTTACCAAACTGCTCGACCGTACAAAACAGGCCCTGCCTGAAGTACAGCTCATTATAGGTGAACCTTTTGCGGTGAATGGGGTCAAGGCGGTGGATGATAAATGGTTCCCTGCCTTCAATGACTATCGCGTAGCTGCCCGTGAGATCGCTACTAAATACGATGCGGCGTTCATTCCCTATCAGTCTATCTACGACAAAGCAGAGAAGTCCGCGCCTGGGTCTTACTGGACAGGCGATGGGGTACATCCTGCTATTCCGGGTGCGTCACTGATGGCGGCCTCCTGGATGGAAACGATCAGGAAATAA